DNA from Intestinimonas massiliensis (ex Afouda et al. 2020):
AGGGGGTGCGGGCATGAACGTGACGAGAAAGCTCCTGTCCGAGCTCCGGCGCCCGGAGCGGAACGTCCGGATGCACACCGACAAGCAGCTGAAAGAGTTCCGGCGCTCCATTGAGATGTTCGGCCAGATCCGCCCCATCGTGGTGGACGAGGACGGCGTCATCCTGGCTGGCAACGGTCTGTATGAAACGCTCCTCTCCATGGGCCGCACCGAGGCAGACTGCTACGTCGTGACCGGCCTGACCGAAGCCCAGAAGAAAAAGCTGATGCTGGCAGACAACCGAGTGTTCGACCTGGGCGTGGATGACCTGTCCGCGCTGGATGCTTTTGTCCTGGAGTTGAAGGACGACCTGGACATCCCCGGCTATGAGGAAGACCTGCTCCGGGCGATGGTCATGGAGGCGGACGAGGCCGCCGA
Protein-coding regions in this window:
- a CDS encoding ParB/Srx family N-terminal domain-containing protein; this encodes MNVTRKLLSELRRPERNVRMHTDKQLKEFRRSIEMFGQIRPIVVDEDGVILAGNGLYETLLSMGRTEADCYVVTGLTEAQKKKLMLADNRVFDLGVDDLSALDAFVLELKDDLDIPGYEEDLLRAMVMEADEAADTLSEYGTIDEERIEEIRDARERTEAREEAAARNAEEYVPPAAGTQPQEEGPARRFILCPKCGERIWL